ATGTAGGTTGGCGCCAAAGGCCCAACTAGGGGATCTTGAAAGGAGTGTTGGGCCTTCGGCGCCAACCTACATTGCATATACAATAGAGGATTTAATCGCATTTTACTGCTTGAATACTTCCATAAATCGCAAAGGGTTTATTATTACTAAAAGCCCAATAGCGGTCCCCATAAGACCAATGCCAATACTCAGTAGGATAGTTAGTGAAGCCTGCTTCGGTTAATGCCTTGATCATGAGTTGGCGATTTTTCCTGGCTGTTTCAGAAATGGCGCTAGAGCCGGTTAAGGAGAGCTCGCCGTCTTTGTCTTTCATCCAATCTTTTGGGTGAATTCCCATATCGTAAGCTTCCCCCTTATCATTAACTAAATAAACGTCAATGGCCGCTCCTGTAGAATGCGGTGGGACATTCTTTGAGCCATCTTGATTAATCACCGGCGAGACCAGTTTTGTAGTTTCTTCAAAAATTTGGTCTAAGGACCAGTCGGGGTGTCTAGCTTTAGTATTTTTGTATTGCGTATCAAAAAGCATTTTTTGCAGCTCTAGACTACGATAGCCTTCGTAAAGACAAAAATGCATGCCTTGCGGCAATAAATTACTTGCCTGCTTTAGCTTTTCATAAACTGTTTTGCGCAGATAGGTATAATTTGTATTATTCGGAATTTCTGGGGAGGGGCCAATTAAAATCTCTGCTTGCTCGGTTAAGTTAACAAAACATTCATTGTTCTCACGAATAGGAATTCCAAGAACTTTAGGATCTGCAATTAAAGTAATAGTCGATGGTACAGCATATATACATTCAGACATGAGTATCCCCAATATAAATACCAAAAAATAAAATACCCTAAGCATTATAAAACCTTTAACTCATCTCTATTTTTAAAAAATTCTAAAGCTTCTGGATTCGCCAAGGAACGTAAATTATTTACAGCCCGTCCATGAACTACTTCCCTTACTGCCAGTTCAACTACTTTTCCATTAATGGTACGCGGAATGTCGCCTACTTGAATAATTTTTGCAGGAACGTGCCTGGGGGAAGCATTATCGCGAATAGTTTGAATAATTTTCTTTTTCAAAGGTTCATCTAATATTAATTTTTCGCGTAATTTAACAAATAAAATTACCCGCACATCATCTTCCCAATCTTGCCCAATTACAACACTATCTAAAACTTCCGCAATTTTTTCCACTTGACGATAAATTTCAGCCGTCCCAATGCGCACACCACCTGGATTTAATACCGCATCCGATCTGCCATAAATAATTAAACCGTTATGAGGGGTAATTTCAGCGAAATCGCCATGCGCCCATATAGTAGGAAAACGCTCAAAATAAGCATGCGTAAATAATTTTTTATCAGGGTCGTTCCAAAAACCAATAGGCATAGTAGGGAAGGGTTTGGTGCAAACTAACTCGCCTCGGGCTCCTTTAATGGATTGCCCTTGATCGTCAAAAACATCAACAGCCATACCTAAACCAAAACATTGAAGCTCACCTCTATAAATAGGCAAAATAGGGTTGCCTAAAGCAAAGCAAGAAACAATATCTGTCCCTCCCGAAATAGAACAAAGTTGCACATCGGATTTTATTTTTTCATAAACAAAATCATAGTTTTTGGGTAGCAAAGGTGAGCCGGTAGACAATATACAGCGCAAGTGGGAGAGTGAGAATTGCTCTTTTGGGGCAATACCTGCTTTTTCTATGGTGGAAATAAATTTAGCACTCGTACCAAAGACACTGACTTTTTCTTTTTCAATTAGCTTAAATAATTGCGAAGCATCAGGATAAGTTGGAGAACCTTCGTATAAAGTGAGTGTTGCCCCTCTAGCCAAAACAGAAACCATCCAGTTCCACATCATCCACCCACAGGTGGTATAAAAAAATAAGTTATCTGTCTCGCTTATATCAGAATGCAGCGCCAGTTCTTTTAAATGTTGTAAAAGCACGCCACCGGCTCCATGTATTATACATTTCGGTTTTCCAGTGGTGCCGGAGGAAAAAAGAATATAAAGAGGGTGGGCGAATGGTAAGGAAGTAAATTTTTCTGGCGCACCTGGTTTTATAAATCCATCCCATAAAATTGCCTTTGGGAAAAGGGTCTCAGCATCTTGAATTTTTAAAACCGGACACACTACCACTTTTTCTACAGTGGGCATGAGCTTCGTTATTTCTTCCCCTTTTTCAAGATCATTAAAAATTTTGCCATTATATTGATGCCCATTACTGATAAACAAAAGCTTGGGTTCTATTTGACCTAATCTATCAAAGGCTGAATTTAAACCAAAATCGGTTGAACAAGATGACCAAATGGCGCCAATGGAAGCAGTAGCTAAAAATGCTATGACGGTATAGCTTACATTGGGCAGAATAGCAGCGACGCGATCCCCTTCTTTTATCCCGGCTTGCCGCAGTCCTTCGGCACATGCCATGACTGCTTCTTTCAATTCTTTATAAGTGAGTGTGTAACGATTATTCTGTTCATCTACGCTGATAATGGCGAGAGAGTCATCGTTTTTCTGTAAGAGTTGTTCTGCATAATTTAATTTTGCATCGGCAAACCAACGTGCGTCTAACATTTCTTTATATGAATTTAAGATTTCAGTTGGTGCGGTATCAAACTGAATAGAAAAAAACTGGCTCAAAGTTTCCCAAAATACCGCGCAGTGATTAATTGACCATGCATGTAGCTCTGGGTAGGTAGTAAAATGCTGTCCGTGGCGATCATTAACAAATTGCATAAACGCCCACATATTGGTTTTTTCAGGATGTAGAGGTTTCCATACAACAACATTGTCCATATTAACTCCTAACTACACGGATTTCCTAGTAACGCGTTGGCTACTTTTGATTGGTTTTTTCTCCCAATGAGGGTACAAATTTTTTCCCCTGCTGCAACAACTTTATAAATATCAACCCCGGTCTCTATTCCCAAGCCATGCATCATGTACAAAACGTCTTCCGTAGCTACATTTCCTGTCGCGCCTTGTGCGTAAGGACATCCGCCTAACCCTGCAACCGAGCTGTCAAAACGCGCAATACCGCATTGCAGGGAAGTATAAATATTAGCGAGTGCTTGGCCGTACGTATCATGAAAATGCATGGCTACTTGTGAAAAAGGAAGACAGTTATCCAAAGCTTTAATCAGTTCAAATGTTTGCTTTGGTGTCCCCACGCCGATGGTGTCCCCGAAGCTTAT
This genomic window from Legionella adelaidensis contains:
- a CDS encoding M15 family metallopeptidase, whose amino-acid sequence is MSECIYAVPSTITLIADPKVLGIPIRENNECFVNLTEQAEILIGPSPEIPNNTNYTYLRKTVYEKLKQASNLLPQGMHFCLYEGYRSLELQKMLFDTQYKNTKARHPDWSLDQIFEETTKLVSPVINQDGSKNVPPHSTGAAIDVYLVNDKGEAYDMGIHPKDWMKDKDGELSLTGSSAISETARKNRQLMIKALTEAGFTNYPTEYWHWSYGDRYWAFSNNKPFAIYGSIQAVKCD
- a CDS encoding acetoacetate--CoA ligase; translated protein: MDNVVVWKPLHPEKTNMWAFMQFVNDRHGQHFTTYPELHAWSINHCAVFWETLSQFFSIQFDTAPTEILNSYKEMLDARWFADAKLNYAEQLLQKNDDSLAIISVDEQNNRYTLTYKELKEAVMACAEGLRQAGIKEGDRVAAILPNVSYTVIAFLATASIGAIWSSCSTDFGLNSAFDRLGQIEPKLLFISNGHQYNGKIFNDLEKGEEITKLMPTVEKVVVCPVLKIQDAETLFPKAILWDGFIKPGAPEKFTSLPFAHPLYILFSSGTTGKPKCIIHGAGGVLLQHLKELALHSDISETDNLFFYTTCGWMMWNWMVSVLARGATLTLYEGSPTYPDASQLFKLIEKEKVSVFGTSAKFISTIEKAGIAPKEQFSLSHLRCILSTGSPLLPKNYDFVYEKIKSDVQLCSISGGTDIVSCFALGNPILPIYRGELQCFGLGMAVDVFDDQGQSIKGARGELVCTKPFPTMPIGFWNDPDKKLFTHAYFERFPTIWAHGDFAEITPHNGLIIYGRSDAVLNPGGVRIGTAEIYRQVEKIAEVLDSVVIGQDWEDDVRVILFVKLREKLILDEPLKKKIIQTIRDNASPRHVPAKIIQVGDIPRTINGKVVELAVREVVHGRAVNNLRSLANPEALEFFKNRDELKVL